A single Vicia villosa cultivar HV-30 ecotype Madison, WI unplaced genomic scaffold, Vvil1.0 ctg.002755F_1_1, whole genome shotgun sequence DNA region contains:
- the LOC131639749 gene encoding large ribosomal subunit protein uL13w-like — translation MVSGSGACAKRVVVDARHHMLGRLASIVAKELLNGQKVVLVRCEEICISGGLVRQKMKYMRFLRKRMNTKPSHGPIHFRAPSKIFWRTVRGMIPHKTKRGEAALARLKVYEGIPPPYDKIKRMVVPDALKVLRLQKGHKYCLLGQLSSEVGWNYYDTIKELEKKRKERAHLNYEKKKLLNKLRVKAEKIVDEKLAPQLEILAPVKY, via the exons ATGGTGTCCGGTTCAGGTGCCTGCGCGAAGAGGGTGGTGGTCGATGCAAGGCATCACATGCTAGGAAGACTCGCATCCATTGTTGCAAAGGAGCTTCTAAATGGTCAGAAGGTTGTTCTGGTTAGGTGTGAAGAAATTTGCATTTCTGGTGGCTTGGTTAGGCAGAAAATGAAGTACATGAGGTTTCTTAGGAAGAGGATGAATACTAAGCCTTCTCATGGGCCTATTCATTTTCGTGCTCCTTCGAAGATCTTCTGGCGAACTGTTCGTGG AATGATTCCACACAAGACAAAGAGGGGGGAGGCGGCACTTGCTCGATTGAAGGTTTATGAGGGTATTCCACCACCTTACGACAAGATTAAGAGAATGGTGGTTCCAGATGCACTCAA GGTGTTGAGGCTCCAAAAGGGACATAAGTATTGTCTGCTTGGACAGTTGTCTTCAGAGGTTGGATGGAACTACTACGACACCATCAAG GAGCtggagaagaagagaaaggagaGGGCACATTTGAATTATGAGAAGAAGAAGCTACTCAACAAATTGAGGGTTAAAGCTGAGAAGATTGTGGACGAGAAGCTTGCTCCCCAACTTGAAATCCTTGCTCCAGTTAAGTACTGA